AGTAAGGTCATCTTTGCCAGTAGCTCAGCCAGAGCATCTCAACACAGAAACACCTCTGGCTAATTCTTGGGAAGGGCGGTAGGTGCCCTGCATGGACTGGCACAACAGCCAGCGTGCCACCCGCACAGCACCCGTCCTCTCGTTCATTCTTTAAGGGCAGCACTAATGGTTTCTCGGCGGGCCGATTTCTCAGCGGGCGCACGGACACTCGGTAACCCAGCAGAGGCACCGCCGAGGCAGGGTCCCCCGGGACCGCGGGCGCGCAGCACTGTGCAAGCACCGGCTGCCGGGTGACCCCAGCcgcccgctccgcgcccgcgGAGCCCAACGCGGGGCAGGCCCCCAGGCCGAGGCCGGCGCGGCACGGGCTGCGAGAGCCGGTCCCTCCCTCCCCGGAGCGGTACCTAGCTTCTGTCCCAGGAAGGTCATGCTGTGATAGGCCTTCTCGGCCGCCGCCAGGTGCGCCAGCCCGGCCAGCAGCGCCAGCCAGCTGGACCCCGCGCTCTTGTTGGCCTCCCGCTCCTTCTCCACATTGTCCTTGGCCTTGTCGTAGGAGAAGATGCCCAGGTGGGAGAAGAAGGTTTCCAGCACGGCCTGCTCCACCGGCACCGGCGCTCCCAGCGGGATCGACTCCCCCATCCCGCCCGGCGCCTCCGCAGCGGCCGCCGCTTCCGGGTCcggcgcccgcccgcccgcgcgAGGGAACACGTGACCGGCGGAGCGGGGAGCGGCCGGCTCGGGGTCAcgtgaggggctggggctcgCGCGGCCGGCGGGCGGGGCAGCGGAAGCGCGCGGGAgcgccgggccccggctccgcGCGCCCGCGCTGCGCGAGCtggccgcgcgccgccgccctGCCGCCGCGCGCGTCACGCTGCACGCGGGAAGGCGAGCCCGCTTTCCCGCTAAACTGTACTTTCAGATAAAAAAGGTCTGAACCTCAAGGTCCTGCTGAGGCCCTCATTCCCACCCCTTTCACTCCCACAGGACTCTCCAGCTGCTTTGGGTTCATAGTTTCTCCCGGGAGATTGTGGATTGCCCGCATTAATCCTATTTTCTTCAGTTCATGTCTCAGACAGAAGAGCTGCCTGAACTGATTCTCCGAGCCACGGGCAAGGAGCTGTGGCCACGCTGACCGGTCCCAGTTCCACAGAATAACTGCCCGCCCTTGCACCTCTCCAGATTGAGTGGCAGCTCTTCAGTCAACCCAGAAAGGACGCGTTCCCAGTTTCCCCTCTGCACAGTATTTCCCTGCACTTTAACAGCACTTGCAGCTGGACGAAACACAGCACCAGTTCTTTGACACTGGTATGATCCATGTACCAATTTAAGTAGGTGACTGCCTCTTGCTCAGGAAACACCATCACTGAAAATGGGCATCAGATTCAACCACCTTTAGGTATGAAGAAGCCTTTTAAATAAATCTCACCTACAGTGTCTGCAAGCTTCTTACTGTGAACAAAGTGGCCTAAGGATTCAGGTTTGGATATAGAAATTGTCATATTTTCACTCATTGGTCTAATATAAAAGGATAAATCTGCCAAGCCCTTCATCGCCTTTCTTTCCCAGGCACAGGCACCTCCATACACATCCTTGAGCTTTGATTCAGAGTAATGTGTAACAACCCTGAAAAGGTTCCAGTTAAAACTAGACTTCTGGCTTTAAATGCTTAAAATTTGAAGCAGCTTAACTGAAGGTCTTTATTCTTACAGTTGAATTCTGCATGCACCAGATGCTGCCTTCTCCCTGAACTCAACTGTTCACTTAGTGTGCCAAAGGGACAAAATGGATGTAGGATTTTACAGCTGCTCAACAACAGATGTCTCTGACTTGGAAAGTTGGTTATTAAAATTTGATTTATTGATGGGATAGTTCAGTAATTTATGTCAGCACCTGAAATACCTGTTCAAGGCAATCACAGCTATGAATAGTAGGCTGCCAATGGTTTACAGAAAATAAGAGAGTAGGAAGGGGAACTCCTAGATAACCAGGACACAGTCTCCAAAAGACAACTGGGAGTGAGAGGTTCCAATAAGACCTTTATTGCAACACAGAGTTGACaacatatttttgtatttaatagAAAGTATTTGGTCTCTTGGTGGTGAAGCGTGGTTTGTGCTGGCGACGCAGAACTCTGTGTGGCAGCGGGAACTTGATTTTAGAATCCtgcaagaaaaatgtttctatgTAAGTTGAAGTATCAGataaacaacagaaaatagTTTGGAATAAACAGCCAAGCTGTATTCAGTGACTAACTTATGCTTAGAGAAGTAATCCATCCACAACTTAATATATATGTCACAGGACTTaacaaattaataattttgcattatttttgttCAAAGTAATGCCAGTCAGAGGCATGTTTTCTGTACTATAACAtgtatttgctttattttgacTTTCTTCCAAATACTTGTAGTAGCAGAAGTCTTGATCATAATATACCATAATCATGAACATACACACCCAAGTTTGTTTCCTGCCCTATTTCTGGCTGCAAAGCAAACCTGTACCACACAAGAGAGATCCCCTCTTCCAATCCAACGTTACACCAGGACCCACCAGCCACTGCAGTGTGGGCTCACTTACATGGAACTGCTTGACTGCTGGTCTGCGGCACTTGCTGGCAGCAATTTCCTCAACCTTCATGATCTGGATAGAGTGAGCACGGGCACGATGACGGGCTCCCATATCACGGTCTAGAACAACAGaactcattaaaaattaattttatgacATTTGCAGTTCAAGAATCTTACAACCCTTTGTTCAAGAAATGTTCATAATGCCAtctacaatttttaaaatttctaatcACCTGTAATTAAAATCACTGTTTCTATTATGTCAAGCAATGGCACAAATATTACAAAACCAACAAGCAGCAGCAAACTCTTTCTGTAAGCTCTAAGTAAGCTCCACACAGGAAGAACCATCTTACTCTTGCCCAGTTTCAAGAAGGTACACATGGACACAAGTAATATACCTGGGACTctcttgcaaaagaaaaaaatcctgtgatTCAGAATCAACACTGAAATATTACTGGAAAGACACATGAACTTCAAAACACTTTCCCTTCCAAAAGGAAGGTACAAGTCAAAGTAGGACCTGAGGATATCTTTACTTTTATTGAAATTGATCAGCAACAGAAGCATGAATTGATGTTCATCCCACATAATCAGGCTTTTTCAATAGGAGGGAGTATCTGTACTCAGGCTACCTGAAAATTCCTCTATTCAGCAGTGCAAATCACTGGCTTCAAATCACATCCATAGTCACATCCTAGTTCCACAAGGTATGCCTGTTGAAATACTACTGTGTTTCCCATGAAGACCTAACAAACCTATTAAAAACTTAGTTGTCACAACTATTCTTGAATATAAAAGTACCAGTCATTTTACCATGAAAAATAAGATTTCTGGGTCTCTTAAGCAATTCTTCAGTATGTTCATTAAAAGGGATTATTGTACATTAATGTAGAATCTTAAATTTCACTTTCAACAGCACTTCAGCTTTTGAAAGGCGACAAGATACATTTAATATTTGCACACATGACAAGAATATCATTATTAAGAACAATATTCTTTGGGTTTTTATGTGCAATCTGTAGCATTTATCTGTAGAGTTTACTTTGGACTTTGGAGTAAAGTATCAACAGCATCAGCTATACAAGTGGTCTATCCCTTAAGTACTTCACAAAACAGTCTGAAATCAGGACAACCATTACTTCTCCCTGAAAAATGAGATGAGATCTTGGAGTAATGGGgtttttcttcctgtgttttttttttttttttttttttttttacttgctcAATAAAGGACAGATGTTAGTATATTCTACATGATCCCTGAAATACTCTCTTCACAAGACCTGGGAAGATATATTCAATTATCTTATAACAGCACAGTGCAGGAAATACAGCATTTGAAAAGTCATTAAAATCTTGTTTTGTATAGCAACACTCATTACTAGAATTGTAGAAAGACACACCAAAAAGAAGTGGGAGTATTTTCCAGTTAGAGAAACTGCATAAAGAGAGGTAACAAGTCACCTACCACATGTATAATAGATAAAAATCTATGGAATAGCTGGCAACCCCCTCCTTTAATTTTCCACCGTTTCAATTATTTTACCATGGATTAATTCAGCATACTTTATGCCCAATTTGAGATTTTATCTTTTGCTTGCATACTGCTCCTACTATTTTACACCTCAAACATTTACACATACTTACAGCACTGAGTGACAGCACCTGCAGTGGTCAAATCTCTGTACTCCCTGTACATGTTGTGGGTTCCACTACGAGAATCATAGCGCAACCAAATACCAAAATTTTTTACCCGCAGAGGGGACTTCTCATACACCTGGAATTACACGAGAACATGGAAGTGGTTAGAAATGATGTACTATCACCATTTTACAAttttaagaataaatatttcagagctCTAACAAAACCCTTGTTTAGTTAAAAACAACTCTTTGCTCTCTTTCCCCTTACCAGAATAGCTAGATATGTCTTGGTAATTCAGAGTAGAAAGCTTTAgtaattcaaagaaaaatacaagattTCAGCTGTAAAGAGTGTTCTTGAAGTGTCAAGGCAGGGGAGCATAAGCATACGAACACCCACTTTCCCAGGGCTATGAATGTCTAAATGCCTTTTAAAAGGTGTATTGTACAATGAAACTAAGTCTGACGTAAAACACATGGCTCATCATTTTCATGCAATAAGtaaatttgtatttcatttaCAGAACGTATAACACTACTTTCAAAAACCAAACCTGCCACTCCTTTTCACAGCAACTGAAAGACAATAGATTTCAACCTCACACTCCATAACTGCGATTCCTGTAAAATCCCTCCACGTACACCTCCTAGAATTCCGTAAGAACCTCCCAGGCTTTTAGGTTTTTAATCCTTCACCTGTCCACAGTACACAATCTCTCCAGAAGacttcttcatcttcttcagcTGAGAGACGAAGTACCAGAATCGGGACTTGGCGACGACATGGTTCGGAGCGAAGATCCGCATGCGGTACAGAGGAGGGGTCGTGCATTTCGGCGTGGGCAAGCAGCGCCCGACCACCTTGTACTCCCGCAGCTGGAGGGACACAAAAACAGGTGGGCCGCAGAGTGAGCGAGCCGCGGAGCCACCGCCGCCCCGAACCCTTTGAGGCGGCTCCTCAAAGGAACAGCGCGACAAAAGGAGCTCAATCCATTAGTGGATATGCCCGCGGATCTCCCCGCGGTACCGCACACCGATCTGGGTCCGCACCGGGCGGGAGCGGCGTCGGCGCCATATTGGCCGCTCGCCGCCGCACGGGCCAGGCGGCGCCGTTCGGGCACGCACGGGCCACTCTCGAGCGCTACAACCCGCCACCGCCGCCCTCCCGACGGCCACCCCGACCGCACTCCCGGCTCCGGCTGCGCCCGCCGGGCCCCGGTCCGTACTCACGGTGCCCGACG
This portion of the Anomalospiza imberbis isolate Cuckoo-Finch-1a 21T00152 chromosome 5, ASM3175350v1, whole genome shotgun sequence genome encodes:
- the RPL18A gene encoding large ribosomal subunit protein eL20; the protein is MKASGTLREYKVVGRCLPTPKCTTPPLYRMRIFAPNHVVAKSRFWYFVSQLKKMKKSSGEIVYCGQVYEKSPLRVKNFGIWLRYDSRSGTHNMYREYRDLTTAGAVTQCYRDMGARHRARAHSIQIMKVEEIAASKCRRPAVKQFHDSKIKFPLPHRVLRRQHKPRFTTKRPNTFY